The following coding sequences are from one Lipingzhangella halophila window:
- a CDS encoding APC family permease, producing MAEPSAGNQPMGRRIGPLGGMVLMTGTVVGISVFVLPGELIGVAGPSITLALALTAIPMVFSILALLQLGGAMPVAGGQYVYPSRLVSPFWGFVSLCAIIPAIWSTLLFTAVGFAEFTRFFVDIHAGILATGVLLAFLVLNLSGVRLVTGIQFAMVCGIFLGALAFILPGAGQVDLGNYSPLMPAGVGPFLLAIVSLYIPFQGYSMIVELGEELKDPVKNIPRVLAIGMALAVLLSIGLVGVFAGLDSWRDLAEFGGGGIAEAAGRFLPPVVGAAVAGAAILGALTTVNSLIISYSRTLMRASRDQVLSSKLAELHPRTNVPHRAIAVLVVPPMVAAAFTPDVVLLTTFLGMIILYGNVVTAFALWNLPKRFPEHYQHSMYRLPMPLLKTAAIVSAAIAVLLWLVVLAGSPGVFAAVCAVLAAGAVGYFLRRRALLRHGVDLSDRLRHLHSHETRGASADSPPEPLPNGPTAQGAH from the coding sequence ATGGCGGAGCCCTCCGCAGGCAACCAACCCATGGGCCGGAGGATCGGGCCTCTCGGCGGCATGGTCCTGATGACCGGTACGGTCGTCGGCATCAGCGTCTTCGTCCTGCCGGGCGAGCTGATCGGCGTCGCGGGACCGAGCATCACGCTCGCGCTGGCCCTCACCGCGATCCCCATGGTGTTCTCGATACTCGCGTTACTCCAGCTCGGCGGCGCCATGCCGGTCGCGGGCGGCCAGTACGTCTACCCGTCGCGCCTGGTGAGCCCGTTCTGGGGGTTCGTATCGCTCTGCGCGATCATCCCGGCGATCTGGTCGACGCTGCTGTTCACCGCGGTGGGCTTCGCCGAGTTCACCCGCTTCTTCGTCGACATACATGCCGGCATCCTGGCCACCGGTGTGTTGCTGGCCTTTCTCGTCCTCAACCTGAGCGGCGTGCGGCTGGTCACCGGCATCCAGTTCGCCATGGTGTGCGGCATCTTCCTTGGCGCGCTGGCCTTCATCCTGCCGGGCGCGGGCCAGGTCGACCTCGGCAACTACAGCCCGCTCATGCCGGCCGGGGTTGGCCCCTTCCTACTCGCCATCGTCTCGCTGTATATCCCGTTCCAGGGATACTCGATGATCGTCGAGCTCGGTGAGGAGCTCAAGGATCCGGTCAAGAACATCCCCCGGGTGCTGGCGATCGGGATGGCGCTGGCCGTGCTGCTCTCGATCGGGCTCGTCGGCGTCTTCGCCGGTCTCGATTCCTGGCGGGACCTCGCCGAGTTCGGAGGCGGCGGCATCGCCGAGGCAGCGGGCCGGTTTCTGCCTCCCGTGGTCGGCGCGGCGGTCGCCGGTGCTGCCATCCTCGGCGCACTGACCACCGTGAACTCGCTGATCATCTCCTACTCGCGCACGCTCATGCGGGCGAGCCGGGATCAGGTCCTCTCCAGCAAGCTCGCCGAGCTCCACCCGCGCACGAACGTGCCGCACCGGGCCATCGCCGTGCTGGTCGTCCCCCCGATGGTGGCCGCGGCCTTCACGCCGGACGTCGTCCTTCTGACGACCTTCCTCGGGATGATCATCCTGTACGGGAACGTCGTGACCGCGTTCGCGCTGTGGAACCTGCCCAAGCGTTTCCCGGAGCACTACCAGCACTCGATGTACCGGCTGCCGATGCCCCTGCTCAAGACGGCAGCCATCGTCAGTGCCGCGATCGCGGTACTGCTGTGGCTGGTGGTTCTCGCCGGCTCGCCCGGCGTGTTCGCGGCAGTCTGCGCGGTACTGGCCGCCGGCGCGGTCGGCTACTTCCTGCGGCGCCGCGCGCTGCTCCGGCACGGCGTCGACCTGAGCGACCGGTTGCGCCACCTCCACTCGCACGAGACCCGCGGCGCCAGCGCGGACTCCCCGCCGGAACCGCTGCCCAATGGCCCAACCGCTCAGGGCGCTCATTGA